Proteins co-encoded in one Streptomyces sp. JH34 genomic window:
- a CDS encoding non-ribosomal peptide synthetase, with the protein MHDHLLPSAGAPALPSLPPTNPTLAEAVLARIRRTPGAPAVEDGAVVIDHAGLDRLSGRVASALRAAGVRPGQAVAVCLPRSWQLVCVMLGIRRAGATVVPLDRLSPDRRRRHILDDSGAVAAVHRAADGIDLPASLPAFDADRLMAGEDEPADAFPPDEPRHGTASEAAFVFYTSGTTGLPKGVEVTDAGVLRLAGAQYVTEGGGGRFGCLSNPAFDALSFEVWTPLLTGGVCVVLHDEVVQSPPLFATALRDLRIDTMFITVSLFNAVVAAVPDCFATVGRVLIGGEQLNAHVVRRWYENNPDSGTVLFNAYGPTEATTFALCHPVARGFTGDAVPIGTALPGTGLLLRTPDGRIAEPGETAELLLAGDALALGYRNLPEETERCFVLLPRADGGEVRWYRTGDLVRADDEGRLTHLGRADRQVKVRGFRIEPGEVERHLLAHPSVRQAHVCTRREDAEQHELLAFLVLEGDLSYETYERHLADTLPAYMRPHRTHRVERIPLSANGKADEPALLDTADAQAPWRGEHHGAQVATAAQREILDLAAEVLGIEGLRPADRLTASGGDSLKALRLRFDIQRRFGVDLPQDLVLRADFAAIADAVHAPDAAGDIHPPVPLTVPGPTSPATSEQERLWLHHERDPEDAAYDVPLAFEVRGTVRLPALRRALRTVVERHTSLRTRLVPTAQGLLQEVDAPYDPWQPCEADADEPWQDSASRFFAHRFDLRSPYMCRATWLPYAEPDTDGQERGDGPARGTVDGGALLLHLHHIAVDGCSLGIILGDLTEAYGAAYEGAESPAAPGPATTVAHFAHWQRAWRASPAYDEQRTRLHAYYEQGAETAPAATASCAPARPSARLLRTTLDTVRRGALDRLAAEHGRTRFQLLLSAYVWSLYGVTGQTRPLVAAPVANRPRPEFADTVGMLANTVLLPLDMEPDASLAVLLDRHAATSEEVLRGQEVLLADVVADRGTGARGDLFDYLFVQENTDFSALRLPGCTVGPLWPAPLGAKCRITLSVVEHASGLDCLWEYREDVDEEEVRAAARLLAQAVDRMADGADVPLRDLVAPYRRTLPEHGRGPASAPEFTTVAEGFERQARRTPDAPAVATAYTTLSYAELDARAAVLAEDLRPYLPADPADPAAVALYLEPSVEHVVSLLAAARLNLTAVPLDPSYPPSLLRQVLAQAAPVCVLVTPERADALDAIAPAGLPRHPLVCPADPPAAEPWPGHRALRPLYTLFTSGSTGTPKGVQVPDRTLCNLLTWQRDHGGLTAPAVTQQFSMLSFDVSFQEIFTTLCSGGLLRLVDPAWRQDMPALLDRLESTGVERLFLPYVALQLLAEHGVRTGRHPSRLRDVITAGEQLVCTDAIRGWFAGMPSARLFNHYGPTETHVVSGLRLEGDPARWPLRPAIGRPVSGALLRVVDKDGHAVPPGATGHLWLGGLMAGRCYLGDTELNRTRFLDDPEAGTFYRSGDLARFDRQGLLHYAGRIDTQVKISGHRLELGAVEAALLQYPGVTNAVVTETHGSLVASLQADQDPDVDALDRHLSAMLPSHVRISRFRRLTRLPRTPSGKVDRQAALSAAGHDLHPGGGPAPALSALERRLTDLFRTVTGRNPGARQRFFDAGATSLDLMRFQLRCAGEGDLHFGVPELFEHVTIHSLARLIEERGSRAADGETPPGASAPSTSGPDLPRAAPDTGRTRPAEGDEPVAVIGMAVRLPGAADLAAFWDLVTSGGRGIEDFPAADGLVGARSQMDGLLAFDPGHFGISPHEARLMDPQQRHLLMACVQALAHAGVADAGDGRVGLVAACGENTYFQSLLREADPAELPDSFRLALHHEKDFLSTRAAYHLGLRGPAFTVQSACSSSLVGVHLAAGLLRQDDADVMLVGGVLVDLELTDGYVHRPNHIFSPDGHCRPFSADAAGTVGASGVGVVVLKPLAAARRDGDTVYAVITGSAVNNDGADKMSYSAPSLAGQRAAVSTALRRSGRTAAEVGYVEAHGTGTRLGDPVEAAALRAGYGLADDAGLALSSVKSQIGHLGAAAGVVGLVRAVLAVHHGTIPPTADFDRLNPAVDAGPFRIPVTAQPWPHAAPRVAGVSSFGIGGTNAHLLVESPPATDTTPQPRDRPAQPPLPCLVLSANSPAALIADARRIADHLSAGPRDYAQVLRHLQAGRPVRAYRAAATCEDAESAVAWLRALVPPADPVPPSGVLAGGIDALEPATAWTDGHTVAWTPGPAPAPWDFPPPAFDLADYDFPRARPTARTPADTPPPTPTPTPTPTPVPVPGRTPDPQRLPIGRWTHQPQWTRLRRALTGGSVLARTAVIVADERTDPTAWAELERRYTRVVWLLPGKDLVRIDDDRFEADPSDTGHLAAVLLEAGAPGPAGTAVDWLHALPLAIDGDIGEPSLDTARWACLDTVAALSRAVADVVRAHGRDRPRVWLLSCGAQPVTGPVRRPEAGLLAAATQVPRQELGTELNWIDLPGPDPTPWSAFLPDLLLDVPADMSAVALRDSFWWHRAIHPVAAPATSGSDTDRSRETWAGSTGTHLVLGGTGGIGAVVAARILRHPESRVVLLSRHALLPPALEPWRDRVTLVRADLAMEEPGDIADRLAPHLDGGLAGLVHAAGTPAGGLLALRDAETARRGTDVKLRGALLMERLIASYDPGHAVYCSSMASLFGGVGQFDYAAANGCLDAFAQYQADNGTSRTVRMGIGWDVWREAGMALSALGHDEQHQRHLLTGLTSDEGAAVFEQAMRLQLPYLMVNTTDLAQARGFYERPSTASVETTRPSAEEARPTPSPPPGHDRLAQLADTVAPLLGVDELETDVSLYDLGADSLMLLELVDRIMERFGVDLDLSRFSHRVSVAEISGLIDDAAAHDARSTTSDPPVQVEVWQRGVDGSDVLCLVHPVGGDIQAYRPLVSALGDRLTVCLIADPALRAGPGRPAEPIVDRAARYLEAVRAENAGSGGRLFLAGWSFGAWVALSMAALAEKHDRPAAGLYLLDPPPPGAGAAVAAYDDRQVDAVFARELGGDRAGGLSDSGREYAEHLARCCRANLSAMADHRLPRLSLTPSSLWIAERTVPDVPSLAPEPVPTEEWEAHLPSPVRAHRIDADHYTLVAAPHVESIAAAILHDVAPRGEAGHGHRTDADAGLQTPR; encoded by the coding sequence ATGCACGACCACCTCCTCCCGTCGGCCGGCGCCCCGGCTCTCCCCTCGCTCCCGCCGACGAATCCGACCCTGGCCGAGGCCGTGCTCGCCCGGATCCGGCGCACTCCCGGCGCACCGGCCGTCGAGGACGGAGCGGTCGTCATCGACCACGCCGGACTCGACCGCCTCAGCGGCCGGGTGGCGTCAGCCCTGCGCGCCGCCGGTGTACGTCCGGGGCAGGCGGTCGCCGTCTGCCTTCCCCGGTCCTGGCAGCTCGTCTGCGTCATGCTCGGCATCCGCCGAGCCGGGGCGACCGTCGTACCGCTCGACCGTCTCAGCCCCGACCGGCGCCGCCGGCACATACTCGACGACTCCGGGGCCGTGGCGGCCGTCCACCGCGCGGCGGACGGAATCGACCTGCCCGCCTCGCTCCCGGCGTTCGACGCGGACCGGCTGATGGCAGGAGAGGACGAGCCCGCCGACGCGTTCCCGCCCGACGAGCCGCGGCATGGCACCGCTTCCGAAGCCGCCTTCGTCTTCTACACGTCGGGGACCACGGGCCTGCCCAAGGGCGTCGAGGTCACCGACGCGGGCGTACTCAGGCTGGCCGGAGCGCAGTACGTGACGGAGGGTGGGGGCGGCCGCTTCGGCTGCCTGTCCAACCCCGCCTTCGACGCACTGAGCTTCGAGGTCTGGACCCCGCTCCTGACCGGCGGCGTCTGTGTGGTGCTCCACGACGAAGTGGTGCAGAGCCCCCCGCTGTTCGCCACGGCCCTCCGCGACCTGCGCATCGACACGATGTTCATCACCGTGTCCCTGTTCAACGCCGTCGTGGCGGCGGTGCCCGACTGCTTCGCCACCGTCGGCCGGGTACTGATCGGCGGCGAGCAGCTCAACGCCCACGTCGTACGGCGCTGGTACGAGAACAACCCGGACAGCGGCACGGTCCTGTTCAACGCGTACGGGCCCACCGAGGCCACCACGTTCGCCCTGTGCCATCCCGTCGCCCGAGGGTTCACCGGTGACGCCGTCCCCATAGGCACCGCCCTGCCCGGCACCGGACTCCTCCTGCGCACCCCGGACGGGCGCATCGCCGAACCCGGTGAGACGGCCGAACTCCTGCTCGCAGGGGATGCGTTGGCTCTCGGCTACCGCAATCTTCCCGAGGAGACCGAGCGGTGCTTCGTACTCCTGCCACGAGCGGACGGCGGTGAGGTACGCTGGTACCGAACCGGTGACCTCGTACGGGCGGACGACGAGGGCCGCCTCACCCACCTCGGCCGCGCCGACCGGCAGGTCAAGGTGCGTGGCTTCCGCATCGAGCCGGGGGAGGTGGAACGGCACCTGCTGGCCCACCCCTCGGTGCGCCAGGCGCACGTGTGCACCCGGCGCGAGGACGCCGAGCAGCACGAACTGCTCGCGTTCCTCGTGCTGGAAGGCGACCTCTCCTACGAGACCTACGAACGGCATCTCGCCGACACCCTCCCGGCGTACATGCGTCCCCACCGCACGCACCGGGTCGAGCGGATCCCACTCAGCGCCAACGGGAAGGCGGACGAGCCCGCCCTGCTCGACACCGCTGACGCACAGGCGCCCTGGCGCGGCGAACACCATGGCGCCCAGGTGGCCACCGCCGCCCAGCGGGAGATCCTCGACCTCGCCGCCGAAGTGCTCGGGATCGAGGGGCTGCGTCCGGCCGACCGGCTGACAGCGAGCGGCGGCGACTCGCTCAAGGCGCTGCGCCTGCGGTTCGACATCCAGCGCCGGTTCGGTGTGGACCTTCCCCAGGACCTCGTGCTGCGGGCCGACTTCGCCGCCATCGCGGACGCCGTGCACGCCCCGGACGCCGCCGGTGACATCCACCCGCCCGTACCCCTCACCGTCCCCGGCCCCACCTCGCCCGCCACCAGCGAGCAGGAGCGCCTGTGGCTCCATCACGAACGTGACCCCGAGGACGCGGCGTACGACGTCCCGCTCGCCTTCGAGGTGCGCGGGACCGTACGCCTCCCCGCGCTCCGGCGGGCGCTGCGGACGGTGGTGGAACGCCACACGTCCCTGCGCACCCGTCTGGTCCCCACCGCGCAGGGACTGCTGCAGGAGGTGGACGCCCCCTACGACCCGTGGCAGCCGTGCGAGGCCGACGCCGACGAGCCGTGGCAGGACTCGGCCTCCCGCTTCTTCGCCCACCGCTTCGACCTGCGCTCCCCGTACATGTGCCGGGCCACCTGGCTGCCGTACGCCGAGCCGGACACGGACGGCCAGGAGCGCGGCGACGGCCCGGCTCGCGGCACCGTCGACGGGGGAGCCCTCCTGCTGCACCTGCACCACATCGCTGTGGACGGCTGTTCGCTCGGCATCATCCTCGGCGACCTCACCGAGGCGTACGGAGCGGCGTACGAGGGCGCGGAATCCCCGGCCGCCCCAGGCCCGGCCACGACCGTCGCACACTTCGCCCACTGGCAGCGGGCCTGGCGCGCGAGCCCCGCCTACGACGAACAGCGCACCCGCCTGCACGCGTACTACGAGCAGGGCGCCGAGACCGCGCCCGCCGCTACGGCGTCGTGTGCACCCGCCAGGCCCTCGGCCCGCCTGCTGCGTACCACCCTCGACACGGTCCGGCGCGGTGCGCTCGACCGGCTTGCCGCCGAGCACGGCCGGACCCGCTTCCAACTGCTGCTGTCCGCGTACGTCTGGAGCCTCTACGGCGTGACCGGCCAGACCCGGCCACTCGTGGCCGCGCCGGTGGCGAACCGGCCCCGGCCCGAGTTCGCGGACACGGTCGGCATGCTGGCGAACACCGTGCTGCTGCCTCTGGACATGGAGCCGGACGCCTCACTGGCCGTCCTGCTGGACCGGCACGCGGCGACGTCCGAAGAGGTCCTGCGAGGACAGGAGGTGCTTCTCGCCGATGTGGTGGCGGACCGGGGGACAGGCGCCCGGGGCGACCTCTTCGACTACCTCTTCGTGCAGGAGAACACCGACTTCTCGGCCCTGCGGCTCCCCGGCTGCACCGTCGGCCCGCTCTGGCCGGCCCCGCTCGGAGCCAAGTGCCGGATCACCCTCTCGGTCGTCGAGCACGCCTCCGGACTCGACTGCCTGTGGGAGTACCGGGAGGACGTCGACGAGGAGGAGGTACGGGCCGCCGCCCGCCTCCTCGCGCAGGCCGTCGACCGGATGGCCGACGGCGCCGACGTCCCCCTGCGCGATCTGGTGGCACCGTACCGCCGCACGCTCCCCGAGCACGGCCGAGGCCCCGCATCCGCCCCGGAGTTCACCACCGTGGCCGAGGGCTTCGAGCGCCAGGCGCGCCGCACCCCTGACGCCCCGGCGGTGGCGACGGCATACACCACCCTCAGCTACGCCGAACTCGACGCACGGGCAGCCGTGCTGGCGGAGGACCTGCGCCCCTACCTGCCCGCCGACCCGGCTGATCCGGCAGCCGTCGCCCTCTATCTGGAGCCCTCGGTCGAGCACGTGGTGTCGCTCCTCGCCGCCGCCCGGCTCAACCTGACCGCCGTGCCCCTCGACCCGTCGTACCCGCCGTCCCTGCTGCGCCAGGTGCTCGCCCAGGCCGCCCCGGTATGCGTCCTGGTGACACCGGAACGTGCCGACGCGCTCGACGCCATCGCACCTGCGGGCCTGCCCCGCCACCCTCTCGTGTGTCCGGCGGACCCCCCGGCCGCGGAACCCTGGCCAGGGCACCGGGCGCTGCGCCCCCTGTACACGCTGTTCACCTCGGGCTCGACCGGAACACCCAAGGGTGTGCAGGTGCCCGACCGTACGCTGTGCAACCTGCTGACCTGGCAGCGCGACCACGGCGGACTGACCGCTCCCGCCGTCACTCAGCAGTTCTCCATGCTGTCCTTCGACGTCTCCTTCCAGGAGATCTTCACCACCCTGTGCTCCGGGGGCCTCCTCCGCCTGGTCGACCCCGCCTGGCGGCAGGACATGCCCGCCCTCCTGGACCGGTTGGAGAGCACGGGCGTGGAGCGCCTCTTCCTCCCCTACGTCGCCCTGCAACTGCTCGCGGAACACGGAGTGCGGACCGGCCGCCATCCTTCCCGGCTACGCGACGTCATCACCGCGGGCGAGCAGTTGGTGTGCACGGACGCGATCCGGGGATGGTTCGCCGGAATGCCCTCCGCGCGCCTCTTCAACCACTACGGCCCCACCGAGACACACGTGGTCAGCGGCCTCCGTCTGGAGGGCGACCCCGCCCGATGGCCACTGCGGCCGGCGATCGGACGACCCGTCTCGGGTGCCCTGCTCCGGGTGGTGGACAAGGACGGCCACGCCGTTCCGCCCGGAGCGACCGGCCACCTCTGGCTCGGCGGCCTCATGGCCGGGCGCTGCTACCTGGGCGACACCGAACTGAACCGCACCCGCTTCCTGGACGACCCCGAAGCCGGTACCTTCTACCGCAGCGGCGACCTCGCCCGCTTCGACCGTCAGGGCCTGCTGCACTACGCGGGACGGATCGACACCCAGGTCAAGATCAGTGGACACCGGCTGGAACTGGGCGCCGTCGAAGCCGCGTTGCTCCAGTACCCCGGGGTGACCAACGCGGTCGTCACAGAGACGCACGGTTCCCTCGTGGCCAGCCTCCAGGCCGACCAGGACCCCGACGTCGACGCGCTCGACCGCCACCTGAGCGCGATGCTCCCCTCCCACGTCCGCATCAGCCGCTTCCGGCGCCTGACGCGGCTGCCGCGCACGCCCAGCGGAAAAGTGGACCGCCAGGCTGCCCTGTCCGCCGCCGGACACGACCTGCACCCCGGCGGCGGGCCCGCCCCGGCGCTCTCCGCACTGGAACGACGGCTCACCGACCTGTTCCGGACAGTGACCGGCCGGAACCCCGGCGCGCGGCAGCGGTTCTTCGACGCGGGAGCCACCAGCCTGGACCTCATGCGCTTCCAACTGCGCTGTGCGGGCGAGGGCGATCTGCACTTCGGCGTGCCGGAGCTGTTCGAGCACGTGACGATCCACTCCCTGGCGCGCCTCATCGAGGAGCGAGGTTCGCGGGCGGCAGACGGCGAAACACCCCCCGGAGCCTCCGCACCCTCCACCTCCGGCCCGGACCTCCCCAGGGCCGCCCCGGACACCGGTCGCACACGTCCAGCCGAGGGCGACGAACCAGTCGCCGTCATCGGCATGGCCGTCCGCCTGCCCGGCGCCGCCGACCTGGCCGCCTTCTGGGACCTGGTCACCTCAGGCGGACGCGGGATCGAGGACTTCCCCGCCGCCGACGGGCTGGTCGGCGCCCGCAGCCAGATGGACGGGCTCCTCGCCTTCGACCCCGGCCACTTCGGCATCAGCCCGCACGAGGCCCGGCTCATGGACCCGCAGCAGCGACACCTGCTGATGGCCTGCGTGCAGGCGCTCGCCCACGCCGGCGTCGCGGACGCCGGAGACGGGCGCGTCGGCCTCGTCGCCGCGTGCGGTGAGAACACCTACTTCCAGAGCCTGCTGCGGGAGGCCGATCCCGCGGAACTGCCCGACTCCTTCCGGCTCGCCCTGCACCACGAGAAGGACTTCCTGTCGACCCGGGCCGCGTACCACCTCGGCCTGCGGGGGCCTGCGTTCACCGTCCAATCCGCCTGCTCCAGCTCGCTCGTCGGCGTCCACCTCGCCGCCGGGCTGCTGCGGCAGGACGACGCCGACGTGATGCTCGTCGGCGGCGTCCTCGTGGACCTCGAGCTGACGGACGGGTACGTCCACCGGCCGAACCACATCTTCTCCCCGGACGGCCACTGCCGGCCCTTCAGCGCGGACGCCGCCGGTACCGTGGGCGCCAGCGGTGTGGGCGTCGTCGTACTCAAGCCGCTCGCCGCCGCGCGCCGCGACGGCGACACCGTCTACGCCGTGATCACGGGCTCCGCCGTCAACAACGACGGTGCGGACAAGATGAGCTACAGCGCACCCTCGCTGGCCGGACAGCGGGCTGCGGTGAGTACCGCCCTGCGCCGCAGCGGCCGTACCGCCGCCGAAGTCGGCTACGTGGAGGCCCACGGAACCGGAACCCGGCTGGGCGACCCGGTAGAAGCCGCCGCCCTGCGTGCCGGATACGGACTGGCCGACGACGCGGGCCTCGCCCTGTCCTCCGTCAAGAGCCAGATCGGGCACCTGGGCGCGGCCGCCGGTGTGGTGGGGCTGGTGAGGGCGGTGCTCGCCGTACACCACGGCACCATCCCCCCGACCGCCGACTTCGACCGCCTCAACCCGGCCGTCGACGCGGGTCCGTTCCGGATACCGGTGACCGCACAGCCCTGGCCCCACGCGGCGCCGCGCGTCGCGGGCGTGAGCAGCTTCGGCATCGGCGGTACCAACGCCCACCTGCTGGTGGAGAGTCCGCCCGCCACGGACACGACACCGCAGCCGCGCGACCGACCTGCCCAGCCGCCACTGCCCTGCCTCGTACTGTCCGCCAACTCGCCCGCCGCCCTGATCGCGGACGCCCGCCGGATCGCCGACCACCTCAGCGCCGGCCCGCGCGACTACGCACAGGTGCTGCGCCACCTCCAGGCGGGCCGTCCCGTACGGGCGTACCGGGCCGCCGCCACCTGCGAGGACGCCGAATCCGCCGTCGCGTGGCTGCGCGCACTCGTACCGCCGGCCGACCCGGTGCCACCGAGCGGTGTCCTGGCAGGAGGCATCGACGCGCTGGAGCCGGCCACGGCGTGGACCGACGGCCACACCGTCGCCTGGACGCCCGGCCCGGCCCCCGCGCCCTGGGACTTCCCGCCGCCCGCGTTCGACCTGGCGGACTACGACTTCCCGCGCGCGAGGCCTACGGCACGGACACCGGCGGACACCCCTCCGCCGACACCGACACCGACACCGACACCGACACCGGTGCCGGTGCCGGGCCGGACCCCGGACCCGCAGCGGCTCCCGATCGGCCGGTGGACGCACCAACCGCAGTGGACGCGGCTCCGCAGGGCGCTGACCGGCGGGTCGGTCCTGGCGCGGACCGCCGTGATCGTCGCCGACGAGCGGACCGACCCGACCGCGTGGGCGGAGCTGGAGCGGCGATACACACGGGTGGTGTGGCTGCTGCCCGGCAAGGACCTCGTCCGGATCGACGACGACCGCTTCGAGGCGGACCCCTCCGACACCGGGCACCTCGCCGCCGTACTGCTCGAGGCCGGCGCGCCGGGCCCGGCGGGCACCGCAGTCGACTGGCTGCACGCGCTGCCCCTCGCCATCGACGGCGACATCGGCGAGCCGTCGCTCGACACCGCCCGGTGGGCCTGCCTCGACACCGTCGCCGCGCTGTCCCGGGCCGTCGCTGACGTCGTGCGGGCACACGGCCGGGACCGGCCGCGCGTGTGGTTGCTGTCCTGCGGCGCCCAGCCGGTCACCGGTCCGGTCCGGCGACCTGAGGCAGGTCTGCTGGCGGCGGCGACACAGGTGCCGAGACAGGAGCTGGGCACGGAACTGAACTGGATCGACCTGCCCGGCCCCGATCCCACCCCGTGGTCGGCGTTCCTGCCCGACCTCCTCCTCGACGTCCCGGCGGATATGTCCGCCGTCGCCCTGCGCGACTCCTTCTGGTGGCACCGCGCCATCCATCCCGTAGCAGCCCCGGCCACGTCCGGGAGCGACACGGACCGCAGCCGTGAGACGTGGGCAGGGAGCACCGGCACGCACCTGGTCCTCGGCGGCACCGGTGGCATCGGTGCCGTCGTAGCCGCCCGTATCCTGCGGCATCCGGAGAGCCGCGTCGTCCTGCTGTCCCGCCACGCCCTGCTCCCGCCGGCCCTGGAACCGTGGCGGGACCGGGTCACCCTGGTGCGGGCGGACCTCGCCATGGAGGAGCCGGGCGATATCGCGGATCGTCTGGCGCCCCACCTGGACGGAGGCCTGGCCGGCCTCGTGCACGCGGCCGGAACGCCCGCCGGCGGGCTACTCGCGCTGCGCGACGCGGAAACCGCCCGCCGGGGGACGGACGTCAAACTCCGTGGCGCCCTGCTCATGGAGCGGCTCATCGCGTCGTACGACCCGGGCCACGCCGTCTACTGCTCGTCCATGGCCTCCTTGTTCGGCGGCGTCGGACAGTTCGACTACGCCGCGGCCAACGGCTGCCTTGACGCGTTCGCCCAGTACCAGGCCGACAACGGCACGAGCCGTACGGTCCGCATGGGCATCGGCTGGGACGTCTGGCGCGAGGCCGGTATGGCGCTGAGCGCGCTCGGCCACGACGAACAACACCAGAGGCACCTGCTGACCGGCCTGACATCCGACGAAGGCGCCGCCGTGTTCGAACAGGCCATGCGACTGCAACTCCCGTACCTCATGGTCAACACCACCGATCTCGCCCAGGCCCGGGGCTTCTACGAACGCCCGTCGACCGCCTCCGTGGAGACGACGCGCCCTTCCGCCGAAGAGGCACGGCCGACGCCGAGTCCGCCGCCCGGCCACGACCGCCTCGCGCAACTCGCCGACACCGTGGCCCCGCTGCTCGGGGTGGACGAGTTGGAGACCGACGTGTCGCTGTACGACCTGGGCGCGGACTCCCTGATGCTGCTGGAACTCGTGGACCGGATAATGGAGCGCTTCGGCGTGGACCTCGACCTCTCCCGTTTCAGCCACCGGGTCAGCGTGGCGGAGATCTCCGGCCTCATCGACGACGCCGCCGCACACGACGCACGTTCCACCACCTCGGATCCTCCGGTGCAGGTCGAGGTGTGGCAGCGGGGCGTCGACGGTTCGGACGTGCTCTGTCTCGTCCATCCGGTCGGCGGCGACATCCAGGCCTACCGCCCTCTCGTGTCGGCGCTGGGCGACCGGCTCACCGTATGCCTGATCGCGGACCCCGCACTGCGCGCCGGACCGGGCCGGCCCGCCGAGCCCATCGTCGACCGTGCCGCACGCTACCTGGAGGCGGTCCGGGCCGAAAACGCCGGATCCGGCGGCCGGCTGTTCCTGGCGGGTTGGTCCTTCGGTGCCTGGGTCGCCCTGTCGATGGCCGCTCTTGCGGAGAAGCACGACCGGCCCGCGGCCGGCCTGTACCTGCTTGACCCGCCCCCGCCCGGCGCGGGCGCGGCGGTGGCGGCCTACGACGACCGGCAGGTGGACGCCGTCTTCGCCCGCGAACTGGGCGGCGACCGCGCAGGTGGGCTGAGCGACAGCGGACGTGAATACGCCGAACACCTCGCCCGGTGCTGCCGTGCCAACCTGTCCGCCATGGCCGACCACCGGCTGCCACGCCTGAGCCTCACCCCGAGCTCCCTGTGGATCGCGGAACGTACCGTCCCGGACGTACCGTCCCTCGCGCCGGAGCCGGTGCCGACCGAGGAGTGGGAGGCCCATCTCCCGTCCCCTGTACGCGCCCACAGAATCGACGCGGACCACTACACGCTCGTCGCCGCACCCCACGTGGAGTCCATAGCCGCCGCCATCCTGCACGACGTGGCACCACGCGGAGAGGCCGGACACGGGCACAGGACCGACGCCGACGCGGGACTCCAGACCCCGCGCTGA